The window CGGTCCACCGGCTCGGACCAGTCGTGCAGGGCGAGGTTGAACGTCGCCCAGTGCACCGGTACGAGCAGCCCGCCGCGCAGGTCGAGGTGGGCGGCGACGGCCTCCTCGGGGAACATGTGGATGCTCGGCCAGGCCCGGTCGTACGCCCCGATCTGCACCAGCGTGACGTCGAACGGCCCGTGCCGCTCGCCGATCTCGGCGTAGCCGTCGAAGTAGCCGGAGTCGCCGGTGTAGAAGACCTTCCGGTGCGCGCCGGCGACCACCCAGGAGCTCCAGAGCGTCCCGTCGCGGCGCAGCCCCCGGCCGGAGAAGTGCTGCGCGGCGGTGGCCGTGATCTCCAGCCCCGCCACCCGGTGGCTCTCCTCCCAGTCCAGCTCGACGATCCGCCCGGCCGGTACGCCCCAGCGGTCCAGGTGCGCGCCCACGCCCAGGGGCACCAGGAACGGCGCCGACTGCAGGGCGGTCAGCGCCTGGACGGTCGCCATGTCGAGGTGGTCGTAGTGGTCGTGCGAGATCAGGATCGCGTCCACCGGGGGCAGTTCGTCGAGGCGTACCGGCGGCTCGTGCAGGCGGCGCGGGCCGACCAGGGCCGACGGGGAGCACCGGTCGCTCCACACCGGGTCGACCAGCACCCGGCGGCCCTCGATCTCGATCAGCGCGGAGGCGTGGCCGTACCAGACGATGTTCAGCTCACGCCCGGCGTCGGTGGCCGGGGCGGCGCCCGGGCGCGACAGCGGCACGGCGGCGCCCGGCCGGCGCTTCTGCTTGCCGAAGATCAGCTCGCGGATCAGGTTGCGGTCGGGGGTGCCGGCCATCGAACGGGAGCCGCCCGGGTTGCGGAAGGCGCCGTCGTGGAACCGGGGCGAGCGGGCGGCCCGCTCCGCGCGGGCGCCGGTGAGCCGGCCGCCGAGCGCCGCCGGCACGTCCCGGGCCACCCACGCGAGCCCGGCGAGCGCGGCCAGCCCGGCCGCTCCGCGTAGCCGCCGCCCGAGTGCCCGGTCGGGTCCCGCGCGTTCCGGTGCTGCGCCCATCGTCGTCCCTCCGCCGTGTCCCGTCGTACACGGTAGCCCGGCCACCAGGGGACCGGCGGAAGGTCGGCGGGGCCCGCCGGGACGGCGGACCCCGCACGTCGCGGGGCGGCTCAGCCGCCGTTGCTGGGCCGCTGGGCGGTCGGCCGGTGGGTGAGGCCGGTGCCGGTGAGGCGGTCCACCGAGGCCAGGAAGCGCCGGCCCATCCGGGCGCGGGCCTCGACGGCGGGATGCGTGGCGCCGTAGTCGGCCGGCTCGGCCTGCCCGTCGGCGAAGAGGGCGTACGTCAGCACGGGCGCACCGGCCGTGTCGAAGATCACCCCGGCCTCGTGCCGGGCGTCGGCGAACCAGCCGGCCTTCGTGGCGACGCGGGCCCGCTCGGTCGAGGACATCACCCGCCGGATCCCGTCGGTGTACGCGACGGGGGCGCGCAGCAGCCGCAGCACGAGCGCCGTGCCGGCCGGCGAGAGCAGCGTGCCGGCCACCAGCGCGCGCAGCAGGTCGTGGGTCTCCCGGGGGGTGCTGGTGCCGAGGAAGAACCGGTTGGGGTTGGCGACGGGCTGCACCTGCGTGTTCGGGAAGCCCTTGTCGCGCAGGATCCCGTTGAGCTCGGCGGCCGGGCAGACCAGGCCGCACAGCCGTACCGCCGTGTCGTCGGAGACGGTCAGCAGGTTGGCCAGCACGTGCCCGAGGGTCACGAAGCTCGGGTACGCCCCGTCGAGGCTGAACATGCCGTCCCCGCCGGGCACCACGATCGCCTCGGTCACCTCGACCCGCTGGTCGAGCGTCAGCAGTCCCCGGTCGACCTTGTCGAGCACCGCCACGGCGACCGCGATCTTGTTGACGCTGTACGCCTCGATGCGCCGGTCCGGCTCGTCGGACACGGCCACCACCGGGGCACCAGCCGGGTCGGCGACGCTGACGTACGCCTGCCAGTTGCCGCCCGCTGCCACCGTCTGCCGTTCGTAGATCGCGGCCACCCGGCGGGCGGCCTGCCCGGGCGTCGCCGGCGCCGGTTCGGCGACCTCGGGGGCGGCGGACGCCGGCGCGGCGGCGCCGAGCACCGTTCCCGCCGTGGCCACCGTGCCCAGTCCCAGCGCGGTCCTGCGGTTCACCCGGATAGTCAATCGTCTCTCCCGTCGTGGTGGGCCGGCCCACCACCCTAGGCGAGACGATCGACGCCGGTGATCCCGCGCGGCGCTCACGGCAGCCGGCGCCGGACGGCCGCCACGACCGGGCCGGGCAGTTCCCCGATGGCCCGCGCCACCCGCTGGAGGTCGGGCAGCCAGCCGCCGCGCACCGACGCGGCGGCCGGGTCCGGCGCGAACACCGTGCCGTCGTGCGGTGCGACCGGCCGGTCGGTCAGCCCGAGCAGTCGCATCAACGGCCCGACGAGGGCGTCGTAGACGCCCGGCAGCATGGTGAAGCCGATCCGCATGACCAGGTTGACCCGGCCCACCGACACCTCCCGGCGGGGCCGGTCGGCGCAGTCCACGATGGCCCGCGCCACCCGCTCCGGGGTGGTGACGGGCGGCGGGGGCCGGCCGGCCCGGCCGAGGTGGTTCGCGGCCCGCTGGTAGACCGGGGTGTCCACACTGCCCGGGTTGACGATGCAGACGTGCACCCCCGGGGTCTCCCGGGCCTCCTGCTGCAGGGTACGGGTCAGCCCCTGCAACCCCCACTTGCTCGCCACGTAGCCGCTCATGTAGGGCGCGGTGATGTGGCCCAGCACCGACCCGGTGAGGATCAGTGTTCCCCCGCCGTCCGCCGAGAAGCGGCGCAGCGCCACCCGGGCCACCGCGGCGGCGGCGAGCAGGTCGGTGCGCACCACCTGCTCGAAGACCCGCTCCGGGGTCTCCTCGAACCGGCCGTACGCCATCACCGCCGCCGTGTGCACCCAGACGTCGATGCCGCCGAACCGGTCGAGGGCCGCGTCGGCGAGCGCCGTCAGCGCGCCGTCGGCGGTGATGTCGGTAGGCACCTGGAGCACCTGCGCGCCCGCCGCCCGGCACTCGTCGCGCACCGCGGCGAGGGTGACGGGGGAGCGGGCGGCGAGCACGAGACGGTCCCCGCGTGCCGCGAAGGCCCGGGCCGCCGCCCGGCCGATCCCGCTGGTCGCGCCCGTCACGACCACCGTCCGGGTCACGGTGCCAGCACGACCTTGACGCAGCCGTCCTCCTTCTTCTGGAACATCTCGTACGCCTGCGGCGCCTCCGCCAGTGGCACCCGGTGGGTACGCAGGTCCATCACGCCCAGCGGGTCGTCGTCGCCGGAGAGCAGCGGGATGATCTCGTCGGTCCACCGGCGCACGTGGCACTGCCCCATCCGCAGCTGGACGCCCCGGTCGAACATCTCCATCAGGGGCATCGGGTCGACCTCGCCGCCGTAGACGCCGGAGATGGAGACCGTGCCGCCGCGGCGGACGGCCTTGAGCGCGGCCTTGAGCACGACGAGCCGGTCGACGCCCGCCTTGTCGGTCATGGTCTGCGCGAGCTTGTCCGGCAGCAGCCCGGTGGCGGCCTGGGCGAGCTTGCCGAGGGGCGCGCCGTGGGCCTCCATGCCCACCGCGTCGATGACGGCGTCGGGGCCGCGCCCGTCGACGAGGTCGATCAGCGCGCTGGGCACGTCGTCCAGTTGGCTGACGTCGAGCACCTCGATGCCGTGCCGGCGGGCCATCGCCAACCGCTCCGGCACCAGGTCCAGCCCGATGACCCGGTCCGCGCCGAGGTGCCGGCCGATGCGGGCGCAGAGCTGACCGACCGGCCCGAGCCCGAAGACGGCGAGGGTACCGCCGCGTGGGGTGTCGGCGTACTTCACCGCCTGCCAGGCGGTCGGCAGGATGTCGGACAGGTAGAGCCAGCGCTCGTCGGGCCCGGTGTCGGGCACCTTGATCGGGCCGAACTGGGCGTGCGGCACCCGCAGGTACTCCGCCTGCCCACCGGGCACCGAGCCGTAGAGCGACGTGTAGCCGAACAGCGCGGCGCCCTTGCCCTCGGCCGTCACCTGGGTGGTCTCGCACTGCGCGTACAGCTGCCGGTCGCACATCCAGCAGGAGCCGCAGGAGATGTTGAACGGCACCACCACCCGGTCGCCCGGCTTGAGCCGGGTCACCCCCGCGCCCACCTCCTCGACGATGCCCATCGGCTCGTGACCGAGGACGTCGCCGGGCTTCAGGTACGGCCCGAGCACCTCGTACAGGTGCAGGTCGGAGCCGCAGATCGCGGTCGAGGTGATCCGGACGACGGCGTCGGTCGGCTCCTCGATCCGCGGATCGGGCACCTCCTCCACCCGTACGTCCCGCTTGCCCTGCCAGGTCAGTGCCTTCATGTCCCGTCGTCCCCTCCTCGTGCCGTCCCCGGGGTTGCTACCCGCCCCCGACGACTTGAACCGGCACGGAGCGCCGAGGTGGCCGATGGCGGGCGGGTCGCGATGGCGGGGCCAGGGGCGGGTCGCGACAGCCGGGCCGGGGGCGGGTGGTTCGGGCGGCATCGAGGGCCGGGATCGCGTGGGTGACGGCCCGCAGCCGCCGCGGGGATGGTCGAAGCCGGATGCGCATGGTCGGGCGTCGTCCCCGAAGCGGCTCCGGCCCGGTGTCCGGTGGCCCGGCGTTTGGTGGCCCGGTGTCCGGTGGCCCGGTGTCCGGTGGCCCGGCGTTTGGTGGCCTGGCGTCCGGTGGCCCGGCGGTCCGATGGTGCGGCGTCCGGTGGTCTGGTGGTGCGGCGTGCGGCGTGCAGCGTGCGGCGGTCTGGTGGTCCGGTGGTCCGGTGGCTGCCTGTCGAGCTGATGTCGCAGACGACTCAGCTGATGTCGCAAACGATTCAGCTCGACAGGGCGCGAGCAGGGAGATCCGGCCGGGCGGGACAGTGGGCCGTATCGGGGCAGACCAAACTCCGTCGAAGTCGAAGTCGAAGTCGAAGTCGAAGTCGAAATCGGGGCGCGGGCGTCGCGGTGGGGAGGGGGACGGCGGGCCGGCGATCGGCAGGTGCTACGGCGAGGGTCGCCGCGATCGGGTGGGCGCTACGGCGAGGGCCGCCGCGTTGGAAGACGCGGCGGCCCTGTGCCGACCTCGCCGGCGTGAGGTGTGCGGCTCAGGAACCGGGGGTGTTGTCGCCCCGCTTCGAGGTGGCCATCAGGAAGTCGCGGTTGAGCCGGCCGATGGTGTTCAGCGGGATGCCCTTCGGGCAGACCACGGTGCACTCACCGGCGTTGGTGCAGCCGCCGAAGCCGGCCTCGTCGTGCGCGTCGACCATGCCGATCACCCGGGTGTAGCGCTCCGGCTGGCCCTGCGGCAGGAGCGAGAGCTGGGTGACCTTCGCGGCGGTGAAGAGCATGGCGGAGCCGTTCGGGCAGGCCGCCACGCAGGCGCCGCAGCCGATGCACTCCGCCGCCTCGAAGGCAGCGTCCGCGTTGGCCTTGGCGACCGGGGTCGAGTGCGCCTCGGGGGCGCTGCCGGTCGGCGCGGTGATGTAGCCGCCGGCCGCGATGATCTTGTCAAAGGCGCCCCGGTTGACCACCAGGTCCTTGATGACCGGGAAGGCCCGGGCCCGCCACGGCTCGATGTCGATCGTCTCGCCGTCGGAGAACTGCCGCATGTGCAGCTGGCAGGCGGTGGTGCCGCGCTGCGGCCCGTGCGCGTCGCCGTTGATCATCAGGCCGCACATGCCGCAGATGCCCTCGCGGCAGTCGTGGTCGAACGCCACCGGCTCCTCGCCGGCGAGGATCAGCCGCTCGTTGAGGACGTCGAGCATCTCCAGGAACGACATGTCCGGGGAGACGTCGTCGACCTTGTAGGTCACCATCCGACCCTTGTCCTCGGGGCCGGACTGGCGCCAGATGCGCAGGGTCAGGTTCACTTGTAGCTCCGCTGCGTGGGGTGGACGTATTCGAAGTTCAGGTCTTCCTTGTGCAGCACCGAGGGCTCGCCGGTGGCGGTGAACTCCCAGGCCGCCACGTACGCGAAGCGGTCGTCGTCGCGCTCCGCCTCACCGTCGGGCGTCTGGTGCTCGGCCCGGAAGTGACCGCCGCAGGACTCCTCGCGGTGCAGCGCGTCGATGCACATCAGCTCCGCCAGCTCGAAGAAGTCGGCCACCCGGCCGGCCTTCTCCAGCGACTGGTTGAGCCCCTCGCCGGTGCCCGGCACCCGGACCCGCTGCCAGAACTGCTCGCGCAGGGCGCGGATCTCGTCGATCGCCTTGCGCAGCCCGGCCTCACTGCGCTCCATGCCGCAGTGCTCCCACATGATCTGGCCCAGCTCGCGGTGGAACGAGTCCACGGTCCGGTCGCCGTCGACGGCCAGCAGCCGCTGGATCCGGTCCTCGACGTCGGCGCGGGCCTGCACGGCCGCCGGGTGCGTGGCGTCGACCTTCTCGAACGGGCCGGACGCCAGGTAGTGGGCGACGGTGTTCGGCAGCACGAAGTAGCCGTCGGCCAGACCCTGCATCAGCGCCGAGGCGCCGAGCCGGTTCGCGCCGTGGTCGGAGAAGTTCGCCTCGCCGATCACGAACAGGCCCGGGATGGACGACTGGAGGTCGTAGTCGACCCAGAGGCCGCCCATCGTGTAGTGCACGGCGGGGTAGATCCGCATCGGCACCTCGTACGGGTCCTCGCCGGTGATCCGCTCGTACATCTCGAAGAGGTTGCCGTACTTGGCCTCGATGGCCTTGCGGCCGAGCCGGTCGATCGCGTCGGAGAAGTCGAGGTAGACGCCGAGCCCCGTCTGGCCGACGCCGCGCCCCTCGTCGCAGACGTTCTTCGCGGCGCGCGACGCGATGTCGCGGGGGACCAGGTTGCCGAAGGAGGGGTAGATCCGCTCCAGGTAGTAGTCCCGCTCGTCCTCAGGGATCTCCCTCGGGCTGCGGGTGTCGCCCTTGGTCTTGGGCACCCAGACCCGGCCGTCGTTGCGCAGCGACTCGCTCATCAGGGTCAGCTTCGACTGGTGGTCGCCGGAGACCGGGATGCAGGTCGGGTGGATCTGCGTGTAGCAGGGGTTGGCGAAGTACGCGCCCTTGCGGTGGGCCCGCCAGGTGGCGGTGACGTTGCAGCCCTTGGCATTGGTGGAGAGGTAGAAGACGTTGCCGTAGCCGCCGGAGGCGAGCACGACGGCGTCCGCGAACTCGGTGGTGATCTCGCCGGTGACCATGTCCCGGACGACGATGCCGCGGGCCTTGCCGTCGACGACGATCAGCTCCAGCATCTCGTGCCGGGTGTTCATCTCCACGTTGCCGAGGCCGATCTGCCGCTCCAGCGCCTGGTACGCGCCGAGCAGCAGCTGCTGGCCCGTCTGGCCCCGGGCGTAGAAGGTGCGCTGCACCTGCGCGCCGCCGAAGGAGCGGGTGTCCAGCAGGCCGCCGTACTCGCGGGCGAACGGGACGCCCTGGGCGACGCACTGGTCGATGATGTTGACCGAGACCTCGGCCAGCCGGTGCACGTTGGACTCCCGGGAGCGGAAGTCGCCGCCCTTGACGGTGTCGTAGAAGAGGCGGTGCACCGAGTCGCCGTCGTTGCGGTAGTTCTTGGCGGCGTTGATGCCGCCCTGCGCGGCGATGGAGTGCGCCCGGCGCGGGCTGTCCTGGTAGCAGTAGGTCTTGACCCGGTAGCCCTGCTCGCCCAGCGTGGCGGCGGCCGAGCCGCCGGCCAGGCCGGTGCCGACCACGATCACGGTCATCTTGCGGCGGTTGGCCGGGTTGACCAGCTTGGCCTCGAAGCGGCGGCGTTCCCAGCGGGTCTCGATGGGGCCGTCGGGAGCCTTGGTGTCGGCGATCGGGTCGCCCTCGGTGTAGAGATCCATGTCAGGACACCAATCCGGTGAGTACGGCGAACGGGACCGCCAGGTAGCCGGCGCAGAGCACGACGGCGAATCCCAGCGCCACGGCTCGGGCCCGCCGCTCGCCGCGCGGGCTCTGCTGGCCGAGGCTGCGCAGCGCGCTGAACAGGCCGTGCCGCAGGTGGAAGCCGAGGGTGACGACCGCCAGGGTGTAGAAGAGCGTGACGTACCAGCGCTCCGGGGCGAAGTCGGCCACCACGTTGGCGTACGGCCGGCTCGGGTCGCCGACCGGGTTCAGCGTGCCGGTGGTGAGGTCCAGGATGTGGTAGATCACGAAGAGCAGGATGATCACGCCACCCCAGCGCATGGTGCGGGCCGCGTAGCTGCCCTGCACCTTCTTGCGGTGCGCGTACTGCACCGGGCGGGCGGCGCGGGCGCGCACGGCGAGGGCGGTCGCGGCCCAGATGTGGCCGAGCACCGCCGCCAGCAGCCCGATCCGCAGGATCCACAGGAACCACACGCCGGGCAGGATCGGGGCGCCGATCTCGCGCAGCCAGTGCGCGTAGTGGTCGAACGAGGTCGCCCCCGTGAAGATCTTCAGGTTGCCGAGCATGTGCGCGATGAGGAACAGCACCAGGATGATGCCCGTCACCGCCATGACGGCCTTCAGGCCGACGCTGGAGCGGATGGGCGACCGAGTTCTCGTGACTACCACGCGATCGACGCTAGGAGCACTTGATTCAGTCGTCCAATGCATCGAACTCGCAGTCTTGATAGCTATAGGCTATGTAGATGCAGCTCCATCAGCTGAAGTACTTCGTTGCGGTGGCCGAAGTACGACATTTCACCCAAGCCGCCGACATCGTGGGCATCACCCAGCCCTCGTTGAGTAAGCAAGTTCACGCCCTCGAGGACGGCCTCGGCGCCCCGCTGTTCGAGCGGGTAAGGGGCAACATCACGCTCACCGCAGCCGGTGAGGTGCTGCTGCCGCTGGCCAAGCGGATCCTCGCCGACGTCGACACCGCAACCCGCGAGGTGCAGGAGCTGGTCGGCCTGCGCCGTGGTCGGGTCCGGCTCGGCGCCACCCCCAGCCTCGCCACCTCGCTCGCCCCACCCGTGCTGCGCCGGTTCCGCGACGCCCACCCCACCATCGACCTTCGGGTGGAGGAGAGCGGCTCACAGGACCTGGTCCGCGGCCTGCTCCGCGGCGACCTCGACCTGGCACTGATCATCATGCCGGCCCAGGGCGCCGACCCGGGGCTGCGCGCCGACCCCATCCTGCGGGAGAGCCTGGTGGTCGCCTCCGTCGAGGAGCTGTCGGTGAGCCCGGAGACCGGTCAGCTGCGCGTCGCCGACCTGCGCGACCAGCCGATGGTGATGTTCCGGGAGGGCTACGACCTGCGCGACGCCACCCTCCAGGCCTGCCGGGAGGCCGGCTTCGAGCCGACCATCGCCGTCGACGGGGGCGAGATGGACGCGGTGCTGAGCTTCGTCGAGGCCGGGCTGGGCGTCGCGCTGGTCCCCGGCATCGTGGTGGCCCGGCGCCCCGGCGTGCGCGTCACCCGGCTGGCCCCACCCGGCGTCCGGCGGACCATCGCGGTCGCCCGGCGCCGCGACGTGGTGCCCACCCACGCCGGCCGGGAGCTGCGCCGGATACTGCTGGACTACGTCCGCGACGCCACCACCGGCGGGGACCTGCCGCCGGGCGTCGAGCCCCTCTGACGCCGCCGGCACGCGCCCGGCCGCACTGGTCCCACGGCGCCGGAACGCGCCGGTCCCACGCCGCCCGGCCGTGCCGTCCCAGGCCGCCCGGCCGCGCCATCCGACGCCGCCAGGTGCGCACGACGGAAGACGACCGGGCCCCGCCGGCCTGCCTACGCTGCCCGCATGGCAACGGGCAGCGCCGTGGTGATCGGCGCGAGCATGGGCGGGCTGCTGACCGCCTGCGCACTCACCGAGGCGTACGAGCGGGTCACCCTCGTGGACCGTGACCTGCTGCCCGAGCAGGCGGAGAGCCGCCGGGGCGTACCGCAGGGGCGGCAGTTGCACGTCCTGCTGACCCGGGGCCGGCAGGCGTTCGAGGAGCTGCTGCCCGGGATCTCGGCGGAGCTGAGCGCGCGGGGCGTGCCCACGGTCGACCTGCACGAGCAGGTCCACTGGTACAACAACGGCCACCGGATGCGGCGCGCGCCGTCCCCGCTGTTCGCCCTCGGGGTCAGCCGGCCGCTGCTGGAGCAGGTCGTCCGGGAGCGGGTGGCCGCCCTGCCCGGGGTTCGGATCGTGGCGGGCTGCGAGGTGGAGGGGCTGACCACCACCCTCGACCGGGGACGGGTCACCGGCGTACGGCTGCGCCTCCGCGACGGGGACCCGACCACCGTCGCCGCCGACCTCGTCGTCGACGCCGGCGGCCGGGGCACCCGCAGCCCGGTGTGGCTGGCCGAGCTGGGCTACCGGCCGGCGCCGGAGGAGCGGGTCAAGGTCGGCGTCACCTACCTCACCCGCACCTACCGGCGGGAGCCGCACCACCTGGAGGGGCTGCTCGGCGCGCTGACCAACGCCGTGCCCGGCCAGCCCCGGGGCGGCATCGTCGCCGTGCAGGAGCAGGGCCGGTTCGCGGTGGCGCTCAGCGGCATGCTCGGCGAGGAGCCGCCGGCCGACGACGAGGGGATGACCGCCTTCGCCGAGACCCTTGCCGCCCCGCAGATCGCCGACCTGCTGCGTACGGCGCGGCCGGAGAGCCCACCGGCGACGATGAAGTTCCCGGCCAGCGTGCGGCGGCGCTACGAGCGGCTGCGCCGCTTCCCGGCGGGCTACCTGGTGGTGGCCGACGCCGTGTGCAGCTTCAACCCGGTCTACGGGCAGGGCATGACGGTGGCCGCGCTGGAGGCCCTGCTGCTGCGCCGACTGCTGCGACGGCCGTCCGACCGGCTCGCCCGGCGGTTCTTCCGGGGCGCGGCCCGGCTGATCGACGGGCCGTGGTCCATCGCCGTCGGCACCGACCTGCGCTTCCCCGAGGTGCCCGGCCGCCGCTCGCCGCGGGTACGCCTGGTCAACGCGTACGTGGGCCGGCTGCACGAGGCGGCGACCCGGGACCCGGCGCTGGGCGCGGCGTTCCTGCGGGTGGTGAACCTCGTCGACCCGCCGACGCGGCTGCTCTCCCCGCCGGTGCTGTTGCGGGTGCTGCGCCGGTCGGCCTACCTGCCCTCGGCCTCGTCCATCGCCCGGTAGATCCGCTGCTCCGACACCGGGTACGGGGTGCCCAGCGCCTGGGCGAAGACGTTCACCCGCAGCTCCTCGACCATCCAGCGGATCTGCCGGACGGCCGTCGACTGCCGGCGCCCCGGCGGCAGCGCGGCGAGCATCTCCTGGTACTCCTTCTGCACCACCGCCACCCGGTCCTGCTGCTGCTTGTCGCGCTGCGGGTTGCCCGGCAGCCGGTCCAGCCGCCGCTCGATCGCGGTGAGGTAGCGCAGCAGGTCGGGCAGGCGCGCGTAGCCGGTCTCGGTGACGAAGCCCTTGTGCACCATCCCGTTCAGCTGCGCCCGGATGTCGGCCAGCGCGGCCACCACCGCCAGGTTCCGCGTGGCGCCGAGGCGCTGCTCGACCGCGTACGCGGCGGCGAGCACCCGGCGCACCCGGTCCATGATCTCGACCACGGTGTCCACCAGGTCGGCCCGGACCTTGTCCCGCAGGGCGGCGAAGCCCTCGGCGTCCCAGGCCGGGCCGCCCGCGTCGCCGATCAGCTTGTCGATGGCCGCCCCGGCCGCGTCGGAGATCAGCTCCTGCACGCCGCCGTGCGGGTTGCGGCTCAGCGCCAGCTTCGCCTCGTTGGACAGCCGCCCCTGGAGGAACTTCGCCGGCGACGGCACGGTGAGCCGCAGCAGCCGCCGCGTGCCCGCCCAGTGCGCCGCCTCCTGCTCGGCGGGCGAGTCGAAGACCTTCACCCCGACGGTGTCGCCCTCGTCGACCAGGGCCGGGTACGCGGTCACCGCGTACCCGGAGCGGACCTGCTCGATGGTGCGCGGCAGCGTGTCGATGCTCCACTCGCGCAGCCCGGTGCGGGCGACGTCGGGTGCGGCGGCGGCCACGACCTGGCGTACCTCCGCCTTGAGCTGGCGTTGCAGGGCCGGCAGGTCCTTGCCCTCGGCGACCGGCTTGTTCTCCTCGTCGAGCACCCGGAAGCGGACCCGCAGGTGCGGCGGCAGCTTCTCCGGCTCCCACGCGTCCCGAGGCACGGTGACGCCGGTCATCCGGCGCAACTGCCGGGTCAGCGCGTCCAGCAGCGGCTCCTCGCCGGCGGGCATCGCGGCCAGCGCCGCGCGCGCGAAGTCCGGCACCGGGACGAAGTTGCGGCGCACCGCCTTGGGCAGCGAGCGGATCAGCGCGATCACCAACTCCTCGCGCAGCCCGGGCACCTGCCAGTCGAAGCTCTCCGCCGGCACCTGGTTGAGCAGGGGCAGCGGGATGTCGACTGTCACGCCGTCGGTCGGGGTGCCCGGCTCGAACCGGTAGGTCAGCGGCAGCGTCACCCCGTCGGCGGACCACTCGTCGGGGTAGTCGGTCTCGTCCACGCCGGTGCGGCCGGCGTTGACCAGCAGCTCCCGGGTGAAGGTGAGCAGGTCGGGCTGCTCCCGGCGGGTCTTCTTCCACCAGGCGTCGAAGTGCCGCCCGGAGACCACGTCGGCCGGGACACGCGCGTCGTAGAAGTCGAAGACGGTCTGGTCGTCGACGAGGATGTCGCGGCGCCGGGCGCGGTGCTCCAGCTCCTCGATCTCCGCCAGCAGCCGCTGGTTGTCGGCCCAGAAGTGGTGGTGGGTCTGCCAGTCGCCCTCGACGAGGGCGTGCCGGATGAACAGCTCCCGGGACAGCGCCGGGTCGATCCGGCCGAAGTTGACCTTGCGTGAGGTGACCAGCGGGATGCCGTAGAGGGTCACCTTCTCGTAGGCCATCACGGCCGCCTGCTTCTTCTCCCAGTGCGGCTCGCTGTAGCTGCGCTTGACCAGGTGCTGGGCCAGCGGTTCGACCCACTCGGGCTCGACCCGGCCGGCGACCCGGCCCCAGAGGCGGGAGGTCTCCACCAGCTCGGCCGCCATCACCCAGCGCGGCGGTTTCTTGAACAGCGCCGAGCCGGGGAAGAGCGCGAACTTCGCGCCCCGGGCGCCCAGGTACTCGTGCTTCTGCGCGTCCTTGAGCCCGACGTGCGACAGCAGGCCAGGCAGCAGCGACTGGTGCACCTTCGGGGTGTCGATCTCCTCCGGCAGGTCCGCGCCGCCCCGGCGCCCGCCGCCGCCGTCGGCCGGTCGCCCACCAGCCTGTTCGGTGGTACGCCTCAACTGGCTGACGATGTCCTGCCACTCGCGTACCCGCAGGTAGTTGAGGTATTCGGCCTTGCACATCCGTCGGAACGCGCTGGACGACAGTTCGCGCTGCTGCTCGCGCAGGTGCCGCCACAGGTTCAGCAGCGACACGAAGTCCGACTCGCGGTCGGTGAACCGGGCGTGCGCCTGGTCGGCCTGGGCCTGCTTGTCGGCGGGCCGCTCGCGGGGGTCCTGGATGGACAGCGCGGCGGCGATCACCATCACCTCGGTGGCGCAGCCGTTGCGCTCGCCCTCGACGACCATCCGGGCCAGCCGCGGGTCGACGGGGAGCTGCGCCAGCCGCCGGCCCAGCGGGGTGAGCCGCTTCGCCGGGTCGGCCTCGGCCGGGTCCAGCGCGCCGAGCTCGTGCAGCAGGTTGACGCCGTCGGCGACGTTGCGCCGGTCCGGCGGGTCGATGAACGGGAACGCGGCGACGTCGCCGAGCCCGATGGAGGTCATCTGGAGGATGACCGAGGCGAGGTTGGTGCGCAGGATCTCCGGGTCGGTGAACTCCGGGCGGGACAGGAAGTCCTGCTCGTCGTAGAGGCGGATGCAGATGCCGTCCGAGGTGCGCC is drawn from Micromonospora sp. NBC_01740 and contains these coding sequences:
- the hrpA gene encoding ATP-dependent RNA helicase HrpA, with translation MQNPAAPAATDPVRELHRRLRPLMFRDQRRLQRRLDGIRRLRDPQRRESALDEIAADVARAEALLAGRRAAVPVVTYPAQLPVSERKDDIAAAIRDHQVVIVAGETGSGKTTQLPKICLELGRGITGLIGHTQPRRLAARTVADRIAEELGTELGDVVGYKVRFSDQVSDRSLVKLMTDGILLAELQTDRMLRQYDTLIIDEAHERSLNIDFILGYLRQLLPRRPDLKVIITSATIETERFARHFAGPPTADEPDGVPAPVVEVSGRTYPVEVRYRPLVEVAEGEDDGEDEENVRDQVQAIGDAVEELAAEGPGDVLVFLSGEREIRDTADALGKLVEKKPALRGTEILPLYARLSTAEQHRVFAPHAGRRVVLATNVAETSLTVPGIKYVVDPGTARISRYSSRLKVQRLPIEPVSQASANQRKGRCGRTSDGICIRLYDEQDFLSRPEFTDPEILRTNLASVILQMTSIGLGDVAAFPFIDPPDRRNVADGVNLLHELGALDPAEADPAKRLTPLGRRLAQLPVDPRLARMVVEGERNGCATEVMVIAAALSIQDPRERPADKQAQADQAHARFTDRESDFVSLLNLWRHLREQQRELSSSAFRRMCKAEYLNYLRVREWQDIVSQLRRTTEQAGGRPADGGGGRRGGADLPEEIDTPKVHQSLLPGLLSHVGLKDAQKHEYLGARGAKFALFPGSALFKKPPRWVMAAELVETSRLWGRVAGRVEPEWVEPLAQHLVKRSYSEPHWEKKQAAVMAYEKVTLYGIPLVTSRKVNFGRIDPALSRELFIRHALVEGDWQTHHHFWADNQRLLAEIEELEHRARRRDILVDDQTVFDFYDARVPADVVSGRHFDAWWKKTRREQPDLLTFTRELLVNAGRTGVDETDYPDEWSADGVTLPLTYRFEPGTPTDGVTVDIPLPLLNQVPAESFDWQVPGLREELVIALIRSLPKAVRRNFVPVPDFARAALAAMPAGEEPLLDALTRQLRRMTGVTVPRDAWEPEKLPPHLRVRFRVLDEENKPVAEGKDLPALQRQLKAEVRQVVAAAAPDVARTGLREWSIDTLPRTIEQVRSGYAVTAYPALVDEGDTVGVKVFDSPAEQEAAHWAGTRRLLRLTVPSPAKFLQGRLSNEAKLALSRNPHGGVQELISDAAGAAIDKLIGDAGGPAWDAEGFAALRDKVRADLVDTVVEIMDRVRRVLAAAYAVEQRLGATRNLAVVAALADIRAQLNGMVHKGFVTETGYARLPDLLRYLTAIERRLDRLPGNPQRDKQQQDRVAVVQKEYQEMLAALPPGRRQSTAVRQIRWMVEELRVNVFAQALGTPYPVSEQRIYRAMDEAEGR